A single region of the Streptomyces sp. NBC_00425 genome encodes:
- the mpaC gene encoding daptide-type RiPP biosynthesis dehydogenase, with protein MPVSLDAYDRIPGLLRELRPTGVTVLADPAVADHAVTRNVTAEIVRAGFTPTVAVTPADGGMRAVEAHASRFSPGELVVGVGGGSTLDFAKLSAAVGRRPGLLRYLTSAQRSGLVALPLTAGEHAEVLAVPTTLGTGSEAGPVACFPHEDGKRIAMGECLRPRAALRVPEATETLPGPLVLDGVLEAVFRTVIPYSSDTLDLPEQDAAVEELAGELLTAGDELARHLAAGRPAPAPERLRVARLSAESQRGAINVGRSPYAVKCWALANELSTTLGLAKMRAVAALWPVVWRQALRGDTRFGSADRVHRLWERLGQRAPWLAPRPDDGLEQLMHRWRIDRTVHLAPHLRHHVALRSVRAWGAGLPTLAGLSADDVVALLAEATEPSAFPAGSPEPLPAA; from the coding sequence ATGCCCGTCTCTCTCGACGCCTACGACCGGATTCCCGGACTGCTGCGGGAACTGCGCCCCACCGGCGTGACCGTCCTGGCCGACCCGGCCGTGGCCGACCACGCCGTCACCCGGAACGTCACCGCCGAGATCGTCCGCGCCGGGTTCACGCCCACCGTCGCGGTCACCCCGGCGGACGGCGGGATGCGGGCCGTGGAGGCCCACGCCTCCCGGTTCTCGCCCGGTGAGCTGGTCGTCGGCGTCGGCGGGGGCAGCACCCTCGACTTCGCGAAGCTCTCGGCCGCCGTCGGCCGCCGTCCCGGACTCCTGCGCTACCTGACCTCCGCACAGCGCAGCGGCCTCGTGGCGCTCCCGCTCACGGCGGGAGAGCACGCCGAGGTCCTCGCGGTCCCCACCACCCTGGGCACCGGCAGCGAGGCGGGACCCGTGGCCTGCTTCCCGCACGAGGACGGCAAACGCATCGCGATGGGGGAGTGCCTGCGCCCCCGTGCCGCCCTCCGGGTGCCCGAGGCCACCGAGACCCTCCCGGGGCCGCTCGTCCTGGACGGCGTCCTCGAAGCGGTCTTCAGGACCGTCATCCCGTACAGCAGCGACACCCTCGACCTTCCGGAACAGGACGCCGCCGTGGAGGAGTTGGCGGGAGAACTGCTGACGGCCGGCGACGAACTGGCCCGGCACCTCGCCGCCGGCCGGCCGGCCCCCGCGCCGGAGCGGCTGCGGGTCGCCCGGCTCAGCGCCGAGAGTCAGCGCGGAGCCATCAACGTCGGACGCAGCCCCTACGCGGTGAAGTGCTGGGCCCTCGCCAACGAGCTCTCCACCACGCTGGGACTGGCCAAGATGCGCGCGGTCGCCGCCCTGTGGCCGGTCGTGTGGCGGCAGGCCCTGCGGGGGGACACCCGCTTCGGCAGCGCCGACCGCGTCCACCGCCTGTGGGAGCGCCTGGGGCAGCGGGCCCCGTGGCTCGCGCCACGGCCCGACGACGGCCTCGAACAGCTGATGCACCGCTGGCGGATCGACCGCACCGTGCACCTCGCCCCGCACCTGCGCCACCACGTCGCCCTGCGCAGTGTGCGCGCCTGGGGCGCCGGACTTCCCACCCTCGCCGGGTTGAGCGCCGACGACGTCGTCGCGCTCCTCGCCGAGGCCACCGAGCCGAGCGCCTTCCCGGCCGGCTCCCCCGAACCCCTCCCGGCGGCCTGA
- a CDS encoding daptide-type RiPP gives MTKHTLVEQELQELGTELEMQELEAVQAPGWATSVGVSVGISIVSVAWSLT, from the coding sequence ATGACGAAGCACACGCTGGTCGAGCAGGAGCTGCAGGAGCTCGGCACCGAGCTGGAGATGCAGGAGCTGGAGGCCGTGCAGGCCCCGGGCTGGGCCACCAGCGTCGGCGTCAGCGTCGGCATCTCGATCGTCTCCGTCGCCTGGAGCCTCACCTGA
- a CDS encoding daptide-type RiPP has product MSENPGTVESFDNADLVELEMQELEALEAPGWGTISAVFSAGVSVGVSITLT; this is encoded by the coding sequence ATGAGCGAGAACCCGGGCACCGTCGAGAGCTTCGACAACGCCGACCTGGTCGAGCTGGAGATGCAGGAGCTGGAGGCGCTGGAGGCCCCGGGCTGGGGCACCATCAGCGCCGTCTTCTCCGCCGGTGTCTCGGTCGGTGTCTCGATCACGCTGACCTGA
- a CDS encoding daptide-type RiPP yields the protein MSENPGTVESFDNADLVELEMQELEALEAPGWGTISAAFSAGVSIGVSVTLT from the coding sequence ATGAGCGAGAACCCGGGCACCGTCGAGTCCTTCGACAACGCCGACCTGGTCGAGCTGGAGATGCAGGAGCTGGAGGCGCTGGAGGCCCCGGGCTGGGGCACCATCAGCGCCGCCTTCTCCGCCGGCGTCTCGATCGGCGTCTCCGTCACCCTCACCTGA
- a CDS encoding daptide-type RiPP: MAENLGAIENAELVELEMQELETLEAPGFWTGVSIGTAISASVATSITLT, translated from the coding sequence ATGGCTGAGAACCTGGGCGCCATCGAGAACGCCGAGCTCGTCGAGCTGGAGATGCAGGAGCTCGAGACCCTCGAGGCCCCCGGCTTCTGGACCGGCGTCTCCATCGGCACCGCCATCAGCGCCTCCGTCGCCACCTCGATCACCCTCACCTGA
- the mpaP gene encoding daptide biosynthesis intramembrane metalloprotease translates to MSAVTSPPPPTVPAHTRHPRLAPSAEVHSPADGQGDWVLQHGARYVRITEHVADLVQELDGERDHATLAARLGGAWSTERVGSAISRLDSLRLLDDGETKAPAVAPRFQIVPPMTLQLTLLRPGRTMQALRPVFARLFSRGAVAAGMLCVLLGAGALIAQRDAVAVTLNSPLSAVSFTGVLVALLLGVSLHELGHAAVLIRYGGRPSRIGVMLFYLMPAFFCDVSDAWRLPDRRQRVHTALAGPAVQTSLAAASALAAWPLADGTAKTCLLFFAVTSYGTALLNLTPFIKLDGYIALMSHVDVPYLRDRAMADARRALARFLFGGTYQRELPTRWTVVYGFACLAFPVYFLSTALQTWLGTLQRVGWVGLLLAASGLSYIVWMLVRGALRLSAEVKAAGVRRARAGAVCGALAAAVCAALFLPVQQTVAAAYVTDASGTRLVLPQGSSAELIHAGQRVTLKTNGLVLQDDVATARVGAAPAAQTEVPVSTYFPVDLGSAVGMDSTAFSLDLDRTPTPATGTAEVELGSVPLWKSLHRTYVLPFLPF, encoded by the coding sequence GTGAGCGCTGTCACGAGCCCCCCGCCACCCACCGTCCCGGCCCACACGAGGCACCCCCGCCTCGCCCCGAGCGCCGAGGTCCACTCGCCCGCCGACGGACAGGGCGACTGGGTTCTCCAGCACGGCGCCCGCTACGTACGGATCACCGAACACGTCGCGGATCTCGTCCAGGAGCTGGACGGGGAGCGCGACCACGCGACCCTCGCCGCACGGCTGGGCGGAGCCTGGAGCACCGAGCGGGTGGGCAGCGCGATCTCGCGGCTCGACTCCCTCAGACTGCTCGACGACGGCGAGACCAAGGCGCCCGCCGTCGCCCCCCGATTCCAGATCGTCCCCCCGATGACCCTCCAGCTCACGCTGCTGCGGCCGGGACGCACGATGCAGGCCCTGCGCCCCGTGTTCGCCCGCCTCTTCTCCCGGGGGGCGGTGGCGGCCGGGATGCTCTGCGTCCTGCTCGGCGCCGGCGCTCTGATCGCGCAGCGCGACGCCGTCGCGGTCACGCTGAACAGCCCGCTCTCCGCGGTCTCGTTCACCGGAGTGCTCGTCGCGCTGCTGCTCGGCGTCTCCCTCCACGAGCTGGGTCACGCCGCCGTCCTCATCCGCTACGGGGGCCGGCCCTCGCGCATCGGCGTCATGCTCTTCTACCTGATGCCGGCGTTCTTCTGCGACGTCTCGGACGCCTGGCGCCTCCCCGACCGCCGGCAGCGGGTGCACACCGCGCTCGCCGGGCCCGCGGTCCAGACCTCCCTGGCGGCCGCCTCGGCCCTCGCCGCCTGGCCCCTCGCGGACGGCACCGCCAAGACCTGCCTGCTGTTCTTCGCCGTCACCAGCTACGGAACGGCCCTGCTCAACCTGACGCCGTTCATCAAACTCGACGGCTACATCGCGCTGATGAGCCACGTGGACGTTCCGTACCTGCGCGACCGCGCCATGGCCGACGCTCGCCGCGCCCTCGCCCGCTTCCTGTTCGGCGGCACGTACCAGCGCGAACTGCCCACCCGCTGGACCGTCGTGTACGGCTTCGCCTGCCTCGCCTTCCCGGTGTACTTCCTGAGCACCGCCCTGCAGACCTGGCTCGGCACCCTCCAGCGGGTCGGCTGGGTCGGACTCCTCCTGGCCGCCTCCGGGCTCTCGTACATCGTGTGGATGCTGGTCCGCGGCGCCCTTCGGCTCTCCGCCGAGGTCAAGGCCGCCGGAGTCCGCCGGGCCCGGGCCGGGGCCGTCTGCGGCGCGCTGGCCGCCGCCGTCTGCGCCGCGCTGTTCCTGCCCGTGCAGCAGACGGTGGCCGCCGCCTACGTCACCGACGCCTCCGGCACCCGGCTCGTCCTGCCGCAGGGCTCGTCGGCCGAACTGATCCACGCCGGGCAGCGCGTGACGCTGAAGACGAACGGCCTGGTGCTGCAGGACGACGTCGCGACCGCCCGGGTGGGAGCCGCTCCGGCCGCGCAGACCGAGGTTCCGGTCTCCACCTACTTCCCCGTGGACCTCGGAAGCGCCGTGGGCATGGACTCGACGGCCTTCTCCCTGGACCTCGACCGCACCCCGACGCCGGCCACCGGCACCGCCGAGGTCGAGCTGGGCAGCGTGCCCCTGTGGAAGTCCCTCCACCGCACCTACGTGCTCCCGTTCCTGCCCTTCTGA
- the lanKC gene encoding class III lanthionine synthetase LanKC: MLDTRFINFCRADSLFYDAPAAESTGADFHEGRTLPEGWTATRGREWTVCVPPDSRIPDQGWKIHVAASPDNAAELLDAVVPYCVEHGLMFKYISDLETLGRRGSKYGDRTASGKFITVYPVDETALRTALDDLDGLVGGTPAPSVLSDLRWKQGPLYVRYGGFVLKTTRLKDGTLAPAITAPNGELVPDERRPGFRPPAWVTLPSFLQEAADERRRGTLTDFPFRVYKALHFSNGGGVYRAVDKRDGTEVLLKEARPLAGLDAAGDDAVTRLEREHWALSRLSGLPSVPTLRDVRKGNEHLFLARDYVDGTPLTELVRLRHPFGTTDNTARARAEYTAWTLHILDQVAEGVAAMHERGVVFGDLHPGNVLVRPDDTVAFIDMETATPAEEMRAQAMGSLGFRAPDHLRGPDVDLFALDVLRLTMFVPMPHVVPWGTEKIRTLIDVAARDFPLPESFVRQIERGLGDDVLGARTEYGVRWPAAGEETGSLIADIAGSIVEAATPERTDRLYPGDVSQFMVDDGGVTFAYGAAGVLWALHRAGAEPPAEHVQWFLDRSERVAGDGPGFLTGLAGVAYTLEELGRPDAADAVMDRAFAGCDANVGSTLATGLSGLGLTALHLSVRRGDDRRLRQALELAERLPDTPAPQRVGLLHGRCGRALLLLRLYEHTGRTDLLERALAELHAELERIGGDDFDDRFLSAGLEGSAGILIALRAALRHTPDDIRIRAAVDRLRTLRRGGFATSCGLLHGRGGELLALADGGSEIERDVLRFHLDALGWEAIAAEPGRVDFLGNYGYRLSTDLGTGSAGVLLALAALRDGAPALSFLAPSAAGARR; encoded by the coding sequence GTGCTCGACACCCGGTTCATCAACTTCTGCCGCGCGGACTCGCTCTTCTACGACGCCCCCGCCGCCGAATCCACCGGCGCGGACTTCCACGAGGGCCGGACCCTGCCCGAGGGCTGGACCGCCACTCGAGGACGGGAGTGGACCGTCTGCGTCCCGCCGGACTCCCGGATCCCCGACCAGGGCTGGAAGATCCACGTCGCGGCCTCCCCCGACAACGCGGCCGAACTCCTCGACGCGGTCGTCCCGTACTGCGTCGAGCACGGGCTGATGTTCAAGTACATCTCCGACCTGGAGACGCTCGGCCGGCGCGGCAGCAAGTACGGGGACCGCACCGCCAGCGGGAAGTTCATCACCGTCTACCCGGTCGACGAGACGGCTCTGCGCACCGCCCTCGACGACCTCGACGGCCTCGTCGGAGGGACGCCCGCACCCTCCGTGCTGAGCGATCTCCGTTGGAAGCAGGGGCCGTTGTACGTGCGTTACGGTGGCTTCGTGCTGAAGACCACCCGCCTCAAGGATGGCACCCTGGCACCCGCGATCACCGCGCCGAACGGCGAACTCGTCCCCGACGAGCGGCGCCCCGGCTTCCGTCCCCCCGCCTGGGTCACCCTCCCCTCCTTCCTCCAGGAGGCGGCCGACGAGCGGCGCCGCGGCACCCTCACCGACTTCCCCTTCCGCGTCTACAAGGCCCTCCACTTCTCCAACGGAGGCGGCGTCTACCGCGCCGTCGACAAGCGCGACGGAACCGAGGTCCTGCTCAAGGAGGCCCGTCCGCTCGCCGGTCTCGACGCGGCCGGCGACGACGCCGTCACCCGCCTCGAGCGCGAGCACTGGGCGCTGTCCCGGCTCTCCGGTCTGCCGTCCGTGCCCACCCTGAGGGACGTGCGCAAGGGGAACGAACACCTCTTCCTCGCCCGCGACTACGTCGACGGCACTCCGCTCACGGAGCTCGTCCGCCTGCGGCACCCCTTCGGCACCACCGACAACACGGCGCGGGCCCGCGCGGAGTACACGGCCTGGACGCTGCACATCCTGGACCAGGTCGCCGAGGGCGTGGCCGCCATGCACGAGCGCGGTGTGGTCTTCGGCGACCTGCACCCGGGCAACGTCCTCGTCCGCCCCGACGACACCGTCGCCTTCATCGACATGGAGACCGCCACCCCCGCCGAGGAGATGCGCGCGCAGGCCATGGGCTCCCTCGGCTTCCGGGCCCCCGACCACCTCCGGGGTCCCGACGTCGACCTGTTCGCGCTCGACGTGCTCCGGCTGACCATGTTCGTCCCCATGCCGCACGTCGTGCCGTGGGGCACCGAGAAGATCCGCACCCTGATCGACGTGGCCGCCCGTGACTTCCCCCTTCCCGAGTCCTTCGTCCGGCAGATCGAGCGCGGTCTCGGCGACGACGTCCTGGGCGCGCGGACGGAGTACGGCGTGCGCTGGCCCGCCGCCGGGGAGGAGACCGGGAGCCTGATCGCGGACATCGCCGGCTCCATCGTCGAGGCGGCCACCCCCGAGCGGACCGACCGTCTCTACCCGGGCGACGTCTCGCAGTTCATGGTCGACGACGGCGGCGTGACCTTCGCGTACGGGGCGGCGGGTGTCCTCTGGGCGCTGCACCGCGCCGGCGCCGAGCCGCCCGCCGAACACGTCCAGTGGTTCCTCGACCGGTCCGAGCGGGTCGCCGGCGACGGCCCCGGCTTCCTCACCGGCCTCGCCGGCGTCGCGTACACCCTGGAGGAGCTCGGTCGTCCCGACGCCGCCGACGCGGTCATGGACCGGGCCTTCGCCGGTTGCGACGCCAACGTGGGGTCCACCCTGGCGACCGGCCTCTCCGGCCTCGGTCTGACCGCGCTGCACCTGTCCGTCCGGCGCGGTGACGACCGGCGCCTGCGCCAGGCGCTCGAACTCGCCGAGCGGCTGCCCGACACCCCGGCGCCCCAGCGCGTGGGACTGCTGCACGGTCGCTGCGGCCGCGCTCTCCTCCTGCTGCGCCTGTACGAACACACCGGCCGCACCGACCTGTTGGAGCGGGCCCTGGCCGAACTCCACGCCGAACTGGAGCGCATCGGCGGCGACGACTTCGACGACCGCTTCCTCAGCGCCGGACTCGAAGGCTCCGCGGGCATCCTGATCGCCCTGCGCGCCGCACTGCGGCACACCCCCGACGACATACGGATACGTGCCGCCGTGGACCGGCTGCGGACCTTGCGGCGCGGCGGCTTCGCCACCTCGTGCGGCCTTCTGCACGGCCGCGGCGGTGAGCTCCTCGCCCTCGCGGACGGTGGCAGCGAGATCGAGCGGGACGTCCTGCGCTTCCACCTGGACGCCCTCGGCTGGGAGGCGATAGCCGCCGAGCCCGGACGCGTCGACTTCCTCGGCAACTACGGCTACCGCCTCTCCACCGACCTGGGCACCGGTTCGGCGGGAGTCCTGCTGGCCCTCGCCGCCCTGCGCGACGGCGCCCCGGCCCTGTCCTTCCTCGCCCCCTCGGCCGCCGGGGCGCGACGGTGA
- a CDS encoding YcaO-like family protein: MIDIPTTLDPASGIALRYAVTPPHDGDPLWSSAVELQPVDGFEAIVGSLASAASVGAAGSVGAGGAGGVRPGATAATRSATATATATAPAGPDAGVCDLPLSARFAGASGASRVDALLRGAGEAVERRALHPSAAHPARFGNAAGLAATTLYAHHPDHALSHPDAETADLYWYEARDLDTGAPVLVPADLVDWPARRADLFDPSPSGAAAGASHQTALAAAMIEVTERDALTVAWGRRLRLPTYVPSPADTGLSAMWRRAREEGLTPVLARIPTAVPGLWCMTGFLIDPEGPGALAAVGMKASTRPAEAAVKAFQEAWQVRAALRALRGQGETGRLAPIVTEHDRLRHMLTGTAYESVRDWVAGFREPEPLPAPPPARDLEAEDIRRALTADGAGLLAVDLTPRLPSAVAAMGWHVVKVLAPGYQGLRMDETHLWSWHLPRLESAPERTGCAAGLDDPCEAAPHPLP; the protein is encoded by the coding sequence GTGATCGACATCCCGACCACCCTCGACCCGGCCTCGGGCATCGCCCTGAGGTACGCGGTCACCCCGCCGCACGACGGCGATCCGCTGTGGAGCAGCGCGGTCGAACTCCAGCCGGTGGACGGGTTCGAGGCGATCGTCGGCTCCCTCGCTTCCGCAGCTTCCGTGGGAGCGGCGGGCTCCGTGGGAGCGGGGGGCGCCGGGGGCGTTCGTCCGGGCGCCACCGCTGCGACCCGCTCCGCCACGGCCACGGCCACGGCCACGGCCCCCGCCGGGCCGGACGCCGGCGTCTGCGACCTCCCGCTGTCCGCCCGGTTCGCCGGGGCCAGCGGCGCCTCCCGGGTCGACGCGCTGCTGCGCGGAGCGGGCGAGGCCGTCGAGCGGCGCGCCCTGCACCCCTCGGCCGCGCACCCCGCCCGCTTCGGCAACGCCGCCGGCCTGGCCGCCACGACGCTGTACGCGCACCACCCGGACCACGCCCTGTCGCACCCGGACGCCGAGACGGCCGACCTGTACTGGTACGAGGCCCGGGACCTGGACACCGGCGCGCCCGTCCTGGTCCCCGCGGACCTCGTCGACTGGCCGGCGCGTCGGGCCGACCTGTTCGATCCGAGCCCGTCCGGGGCGGCGGCCGGCGCGAGCCACCAGACCGCTCTCGCCGCGGCGATGATCGAGGTGACGGAACGGGACGCCCTCACCGTCGCCTGGGGCCGCCGCTTGCGTCTGCCGACGTACGTCCCGTCGCCCGCCGACACCGGGCTCTCGGCGATGTGGCGGCGGGCGCGCGAGGAGGGGCTGACCCCCGTCCTCGCCCGGATTCCCACGGCAGTGCCCGGACTCTGGTGCATGACCGGCTTCCTGATCGATCCGGAGGGACCGGGCGCCCTGGCCGCCGTCGGCATGAAGGCGTCGACGCGGCCGGCCGAGGCCGCCGTCAAGGCGTTCCAGGAGGCGTGGCAGGTACGGGCCGCGCTGCGGGCGCTGCGCGGCCAGGGCGAGACCGGGCGCCTCGCCCCGATCGTGACGGAGCACGACCGGCTCCGCCACATGCTCACCGGCACCGCGTACGAGAGCGTGCGCGACTGGGTCGCGGGCTTCCGGGAGCCGGAACCGTTGCCGGCTCCCCCGCCCGCGCGTGACCTGGAGGCGGAGGACATCCGGCGGGCCCTCACCGCCGACGGAGCGGGTCTCCTCGCCGTGGACCTCACGCCGCGCCTCCCGTCGGCGGTCGCCGCCATGGGCTGGCATGTCGTCAAGGTGCTGGCGCCCGGCTACCAGGGCCTGCGGATGGACGAGACGCACCTGTGGAGCTGGCACCTGCCCCGACTGGAGTCCGCGCCCGAGCGCACCGGCTGCGCCGCCGGGCTGGACGACCCATGCGAAGCGGCCCCGCACCCGCTGCCCTGA
- a CDS encoding ABC transporter ATP-binding protein: MLELEELVRDFGDHRAVDRVSFRVSRGRLTGFVGGNGAGKTTTMRMIMGVLAANGGEIRWDGVPVTAADRRDFGYMPEERGLYPKQTVLSQLVYLARLRGQGAADARGHILELLDRLGLAEKSQARLESLSLGNQQRVQIAAALLGSPKLLVLDEPFSGLDPHAVDTMAELLREYAAAGTPVLFSSHQLDLVERLCDDLVIMATGHVVGKGTADELRHRDKLRYHLVTGAPAGWARDVRGVTDVEELPDGAHVELAADADPGALLTEALRRGPVHAFTPVVPSIADVYREMTSA, encoded by the coding sequence ATGTTGGAACTGGAAGAACTCGTACGAGACTTCGGCGATCACCGTGCCGTCGACCGGGTCTCCTTCCGGGTGTCCAGAGGCCGGTTGACCGGATTCGTCGGCGGGAACGGCGCGGGCAAGACCACCACCATGCGCATGATCATGGGCGTACTGGCTGCGAACGGCGGCGAGATCCGCTGGGACGGCGTTCCCGTCACGGCCGCCGACCGCAGGGACTTCGGCTACATGCCGGAGGAGCGGGGTCTCTACCCGAAGCAGACGGTTCTCAGCCAGCTCGTCTATCTGGCCCGGCTCCGAGGCCAGGGCGCCGCCGACGCCCGCGGCCACATCCTCGAACTGCTCGACCGTCTCGGTCTCGCGGAGAAGAGCCAGGCCCGGCTGGAGTCCCTGTCCCTGGGTAACCAGCAGCGTGTGCAGATCGCGGCCGCCCTGCTCGGCTCCCCCAAGCTGCTCGTCCTCGACGAGCCCTTCTCCGGGCTGGACCCGCACGCCGTCGACACGATGGCCGAGCTGCTGCGCGAGTACGCGGCCGCGGGCACCCCGGTGCTTTTCTCCTCCCACCAGCTCGACCTGGTCGAGCGGCTCTGCGACGACCTGGTGATCATGGCCACCGGTCATGTCGTCGGCAAGGGCACCGCCGACGAGCTCCGGCACCGCGACAAGCTCCGGTACCACCTGGTCACCGGTGCGCCGGCCGGCTGGGCCCGCGACGTCCGCGGTGTGACCGACGTCGAGGAACTGCCCGACGGAGCACACGTCGAGCTCGCCGCCGACGCCGATCCCGGCGCGCTCCTGACGGAGGCCCTGCGCCGCGGACCCGTGCATGCCTTCACCCCTGTCGTTCCCAGCATCGCCGACGTCTACCGGGAGATGACCTCCGCATGA
- a CDS encoding ABC transporter permease, with product MSTVTSNPAHRSETSPDPQGTPAASGTPPRTATAAAWRIVAAREISVKLTNRGFLLSTLVTLALIVGAIGLQLYLADSMGKITVAVADQQAGRIAAQAEQLAVRADQDVEITVRQKSSADQVREAVRSGDAEAGLLLEGGRWVLLGDTGQNDIAATWIGAAVQSKALAENAQAAGTSLTALSQGAEVKHVLLSADKTPEGAVRMTTYFFGFLFYLAAVLLGAALATSVVEEKQNRIVELIASSVPLRSLLVGKIVGSTLLALAQMALFCLVGIGGLVATGEQDFLADISSGLGWFLVFYVVGIAVLACLFAAAGALATRSEDIQSTTTPVNAITALVFIVGVTVTGNVREILSFIPLTSTVTMPARVLAGETAWWEPAAALGLSIAAAVLIVGVSSRVYRRALLQTDRKLSFRQAMKLTD from the coding sequence ATGAGCACCGTGACCTCGAACCCCGCGCACCGGTCCGAGACGTCGCCCGATCCGCAGGGCACGCCCGCGGCTTCCGGTACCCCGCCCCGTACGGCCACCGCGGCCGCCTGGCGGATCGTCGCCGCCCGCGAGATCTCGGTGAAGCTCACCAACCGCGGCTTCCTGCTGTCGACACTGGTCACCCTCGCCCTGATCGTGGGCGCGATCGGACTGCAGCTCTACCTGGCGGACTCGATGGGGAAGATCACCGTCGCGGTGGCCGACCAGCAGGCCGGCCGGATCGCCGCCCAGGCCGAGCAACTGGCCGTGCGGGCGGACCAGGACGTCGAGATCACGGTCCGGCAGAAGTCGTCCGCCGATCAGGTCCGCGAGGCCGTGCGGTCCGGCGACGCCGAGGCCGGGCTCCTGCTCGAGGGCGGTCGCTGGGTCCTGTTGGGTGACACCGGGCAGAACGACATCGCCGCCACCTGGATCGGTGCCGCCGTGCAGTCGAAGGCCCTCGCCGAGAACGCGCAGGCCGCCGGAACCAGCCTGACGGCCCTCAGCCAGGGGGCGGAGGTCAAGCACGTCCTGCTGTCGGCCGACAAGACGCCCGAGGGCGCGGTCCGGATGACGACTTACTTCTTCGGCTTCCTCTTCTACCTGGCCGCGGTCCTGCTCGGGGCCGCGCTGGCGACCAGCGTCGTGGAGGAGAAGCAGAACCGCATCGTGGAGCTCATCGCCTCCTCCGTGCCGCTGCGGTCGCTGCTCGTCGGCAAGATCGTCGGTTCCACGCTGCTGGCGCTCGCCCAGATGGCGTTGTTCTGCCTGGTCGGCATCGGCGGCCTGGTGGCCACGGGCGAGCAGGACTTCCTCGCCGACATCAGCTCGGGACTGGGCTGGTTCCTCGTCTTCTACGTCGTGGGCATCGCCGTCCTGGCCTGCCTGTTCGCCGCCGCGGGCGCGCTCGCCACCCGGAGCGAGGACATCCAGTCCACCACGACCCCGGTGAACGCGATCACCGCCCTGGTGTTCATCGTCGGCGTCACCGTGACCGGCAATGTGCGCGAGATCCTCTCCTTCATCCCGTTGACCTCGACCGTCACCATGCCGGCCCGCGTCCTCGCGGGCGAGACCGCCTGGTGGGAGCCGGCCGCCGCGCTCGGTCTGTCGATCGCCGCCGCTGTGCTCATCGTCGGGGTGAGCAGCCGGGTGTACCGCCGGGCGCTCCTGCAGACCGACCGCAAGCTCTCGTTCCGCCAGGCCATGAAGCTGACGGACTGA
- a CDS encoding RNA 2'-phosphotransferase, giving the protein MNEKDGPANGGDDRRTVKVSKYLSKHLRHQPERIGLTLDAAGWVEIDELISACAEHGFRFTRDELDHVVAANDKKRFAIDGTRIRASQGHSVEVDLGLEPAVPPSYLYHGTGARSLDAIRAEGLRPMNRHDVHLSADRETATRVGARRGRPVVLSVDAGAMHQDGHVFHLSANGVWLTKSVPPRYLRFPERH; this is encoded by the coding sequence ATGAACGAAAAGGACGGACCTGCCAACGGCGGGGACGACAGACGCACCGTGAAGGTGTCGAAGTACCTCTCGAAGCACCTGCGTCATCAGCCCGAGCGCATCGGTCTCACCCTCGACGCGGCCGGCTGGGTCGAGATCGACGAGCTCATCTCGGCGTGCGCCGAGCACGGCTTCCGCTTCACCCGTGACGAGCTGGACCATGTCGTCGCGGCGAACGACAAGAAGCGCTTCGCGATCGACGGCACCCGGATCCGCGCCAGTCAGGGCCACAGCGTCGAGGTCGACCTCGGGCTGGAGCCGGCCGTCCCGCCGTCGTACCTCTACCACGGGACCGGGGCCCGCTCGCTTGACGCCATCCGGGCCGAGGGGCTGCGGCCGATGAACCGGCACGACGTGCACCTCTCGGCCGACCGGGAGACGGCGACCAGGGTCGGCGCCCGCCGGGGCCGCCCCGTGGTCCTCTCCGTCGACGCGGGGGCCATGCACCAGGACGGTCATGTCTTCCATCTCAGCGCCAACGGCGTGTGGTTGACGAAGTCCGTGCCCCCGCGGTACCTGCGGTTCCCCGAGCGCCACTGA